In Scyliorhinus torazame isolate Kashiwa2021f chromosome 18, sScyTor2.1, whole genome shotgun sequence, the following are encoded in one genomic region:
- the cdc42ep4b gene encoding cdc42 effector protein 4 — MPILKQLVASSNQSKRRSRIDLTTDMISAPLGDFRHTMHVGRGGDVFGDTSFLSSKVGAAAPTPAEATPKPGLLSRKFRSSSKRSQSVTRVDKRDTLTQSDSAIFVKNAVSLPQLNDKTVEPTSQMAKSLSSSPLKKLASEQMEDKPVNGAVSIPESKSEYQDEREFGDITDLPASLSSGGFPLKHAESIMSFHVDLGPSMLGDILSVMEKDTWENNIDPGFGDDQQGPYPNSQKVAAEEFVEEPAASTVALQSNINSVVYTASESHLSQDSGSVSSLASGTTEERRSVYEGVSHGDVDSMKNIAESRDAFREEENEGDEDFTFMDEEDEIRV, encoded by the coding sequence ATGCCGATCCTGAAACAGCTTGTGGCCAGCTCCAATCAGTCCAAACGGCGGTCTCGCATAGACTTAACTACAGATATGATCAGTGCTCCGCTTGGTGATTTCCGCCATACTATGCACGTGGGTCGTGGGGGTGATGTCTTTGGAGATACTTCATTTCTTTCTAGCAAGGTTGGCGCTGCTGCTCCTACTCCTGCTGAAGCAACCCCCAAACCAGGGCTTCTGTCTCGGAAATTCAGAAGCAGCAGCAAACGGTCTCAGTCTGTAACACGGGTCGATAAGCGAGACACGCTGACACAAAGTGATTCAGCTATCTTTGTGAAAAATGCAGTGTCCCTGCCACAGCTCAACGATAAAACTGTGGAGCCAACTAGTCAGATGGCAAAGAGCCTTTCATCAAGCCCTCTAAAGAAGCTTGCAAGTGAACAAATGGAAGATAAACCGGTCAATGGGGCTGTAAGCATACCTGAAAGTAAATCTGAATATCAGGATGAGCgagaatttggagatattacagacCTTCCTGCATCTCTCTCCTCTGGTGGCTTTCCACTAAAGCATGCTGAATCCATCATGTCCTTTCATGTTGATCTTGGTCCTTCGATGCTTGGTGATATTTTAAGTGTTATGGAAAAAGATACTTGGGAAAATAATATTGATCCTGGCTTTGGAGATGACCAACAAGGACCCTATCCTAATTCACAAAAGGTGGCTGCAGAGGAATTTGTAGAGGAGCCTGCAGCATCAACAGTGGCATTGCAAAGTAACATTAATAGTGTTGTATACACAGCATCTGAAAGTCATTTATCACAAGATAGTGGCTCCGTGTCGAGTTTGGCATCTGGGACTACAGAAGAGAGGCGATCAGTTTATGAGGGAGTTAGCCACGGGGATGTAGACAGTATGAAAAATATTGCTGAATCCAGAGATGCCTTCAGAGAGGAAGAGAATGAAGGAGATGAAGATTTTACCTTCATGGATGAAGAGGATGAAATCCGTGTGTAG